A genomic segment from Rahnella aceris encodes:
- a CDS encoding polysaccharide biosynthesis/export family protein, with protein sequence MKLLKSVVILLAFQLTQANAVGINADPNMTGAAPLPTFLTGQTQQTSPDTGFDDSPPPPVPAVMSRMFGAQLFTGGAAADNAASIGFNPNYIVGLGDQVQIRLWGAFNFDGALTVDPKGNIFLPNVGPLKVAGVSNSQLNSVITTKVKQVYQANVNVYASLLQAQPVKVFVTGYVTNPGLYGGVASDSLLSYLSKAGGVDTERGSYVDIVVKHNDRVRSRINLYDFLLNGDLRLSQFSDGDTIVVGPRQHTFSVEGDVFNSYDFEFRDSTIPVSEALSWARPKPGATHMTIIRQQGSMKRSEYYPLGSAPGRSLQDGDKLIVSSDRYAGTIQVRIEGAHSGEHAVVLPYGATMSQLLPKIRTNSMSQINAIQLYRRSVALRQKEMLDLTLQKLEEASLSAQSSTQEEGRLRAQEAQLVSRFVAKARQVVPKGEVVLSENNLNEVILEDGDVINIPEKTSLVMIHGEVLFPNAVSWQKGLSPDDYIEKVGGYTQKAGNSKVILIKQNGEAINAEDVKTLQPGDELMVLPKYESKNIEITRGISTILYQLAVAAKVVLTI encoded by the coding sequence ATGAAATTATTGAAGTCCGTTGTTATCTTGCTGGCCTTCCAGCTGACCCAGGCCAATGCCGTGGGGATCAATGCCGATCCGAATATGACCGGCGCGGCACCGTTGCCGACATTTTTAACCGGCCAGACGCAACAGACGAGTCCGGATACCGGCTTTGATGATTCCCCACCGCCTCCGGTTCCGGCAGTGATGAGCCGCATGTTCGGTGCGCAGTTATTTACCGGCGGTGCGGCTGCCGATAACGCGGCCAGTATCGGTTTCAACCCGAATTACATTGTTGGCCTCGGCGATCAGGTACAAATCCGTTTGTGGGGCGCGTTCAATTTTGACGGCGCGCTGACCGTTGACCCGAAAGGTAATATCTTCCTGCCAAACGTCGGCCCGCTGAAAGTCGCAGGCGTCTCGAACAGCCAGCTGAACAGCGTGATCACTACCAAGGTAAAACAGGTTTATCAGGCCAACGTCAACGTCTATGCCTCCCTGCTTCAGGCACAGCCGGTCAAAGTGTTTGTCACCGGTTATGTGACCAATCCCGGTTTATACGGCGGTGTGGCGTCTGACTCCCTGCTTTCCTATCTGAGTAAAGCCGGCGGCGTCGATACTGAACGCGGCAGTTATGTCGACATTGTGGTGAAACACAATGACCGCGTGCGTTCGCGCATTAACCTGTATGACTTCCTGCTCAACGGCGATTTGCGTCTGTCGCAATTCTCTGACGGCGATACCATCGTGGTCGGGCCGCGTCAGCACACGTTCAGCGTGGAAGGCGATGTCTTTAACAGCTACGACTTTGAATTCCGCGACAGCACCATTCCGGTCAGCGAAGCCCTGAGCTGGGCACGCCCGAAACCGGGCGCGACGCACATGACCATTATCCGCCAGCAGGGCAGCATGAAACGCAGCGAGTATTACCCGCTGGGGTCCGCACCGGGGCGCTCATTGCAGGATGGCGACAAACTGATTGTCAGTTCCGACCGTTATGCAGGCACCATTCAGGTTCGCATCGAAGGCGCGCATTCCGGTGAACACGCCGTGGTGCTGCCGTATGGCGCCACCATGAGCCAGCTGTTGCCAAAAATCCGCACCAACAGCATGTCGCAGATTAACGCCATCCAGCTTTACCGTCGTTCTGTCGCGCTTCGCCAGAAAGAGATGCTGGATCTGACCTTGCAGAAACTCGAAGAAGCATCACTTTCCGCACAGTCCTCGACACAGGAAGAAGGGCGTTTGCGTGCGCAGGAAGCCCAGTTAGTCAGCCGTTTCGTGGCGAAGGCGCGTCAGGTGGTGCCGAAAGGCGAAGTGGTCCTGAGCGAAAATAATCTGAATGAAGTGATCCTGGAAGACGGCGATGTCATCAACATTCCGGAGAAAACCTCACTCGTGATGATCCACGGCGAAGTGCTGTTCCCGAATGCGGTGAGCTGGCAGAAAGGTCTGAGCCCGGATGATTACATTGAGAAAGTCGGTGGCTACACGCAAAAAGCCGGGAACTCGAAAGTCATCCTGATTAAACAAAACGGCGAAGCGATTAACGCGGAAGACGTGAAGACGTTGCAGCCGGGGGATGAACTGATGGTTCTGCCGAAATACGAATCGAAAAATATCGAAATCACCCGTGGCATCTCGACGATCCTGTATCAGCTGGCCGTCGCCGCGAAAGTGGTGCTGACGATTTAA
- a CDS encoding capsular polysaccharide biosynthesis protein, with product MIGIFSAGIQRIPHLEAFLGEPCRKLSLLRPVPDGITRIAVWGYRPTGGKAVARAEQSGLPVLRLEDGFIRSLGLGVSGCPPLSMVLETQGMYYDASKPSTLEMLIRQREENQPLQDTARQAMQIIVEGDLSKYNQAPACTKAKPECGAVLVVDQTFGDMAVVYGNAGAEQFEQMLQAAMAENPTSEIWVKIHPDVLLGKKAGYFTQITQLAQQDPRIKLLAENVSPQSLLRVVSRVYVVTSNYGFEALIAGKPVSVFGQPWYAGWGLTDDRHPQSASLRARRGTASLEELFSAACLRYSRYINPANGKSGTLFDVLSWLLMQRKHQQQRAGRLWSPGLTLWKRSILGPFLRTKSNKVNFSKRYAGEVACVVWGIKGEARWGAQAQQRQIPQWRMEDGFLRSAGLGSDLHPPLSLVLDKTGIYYDATRPSDLELLLSHSNLAPCQQQRAATLRQRLVASKVSKYNLGAAFTLPAEATNKTVILVPGQVEDDASILTGTISLRTNSALLRTVRERNPGAYIIYKPHPDVLVGNRQGHIPAEDVSRWADSQALDADIIQCIQAADELHTLTSLSGFEALLHGKKVVCYGMPFYAGWGLTQDEHACSRRLRSLTLDDVVYQALIAYPSYIDPQSREPILAEQAVELLAATPRAQMQFTRVKAGRIVRYYRKLLMLVRVTLTT from the coding sequence ATGATTGGGATCTTTTCAGCGGGCATACAACGTATCCCGCATCTGGAAGCGTTTCTCGGCGAACCCTGTCGCAAGCTTTCGCTGCTGCGACCGGTGCCGGATGGCATCACCCGCATCGCGGTGTGGGGTTACCGGCCAACCGGCGGGAAAGCCGTCGCGCGGGCAGAACAGTCAGGCTTGCCGGTGCTGCGGCTGGAAGACGGGTTTATCCGCTCCCTGGGACTGGGCGTGTCGGGATGTCCGCCGCTCTCAATGGTTTTAGAGACGCAGGGAATGTATTACGACGCCTCGAAACCCAGCACGCTTGAAATGCTGATCCGCCAGCGTGAAGAGAATCAGCCGCTGCAGGATACGGCGCGGCAGGCCATGCAGATCATCGTGGAAGGTGATCTGTCGAAATACAACCAGGCACCGGCCTGCACAAAGGCAAAACCCGAGTGTGGCGCGGTGCTGGTGGTCGATCAGACTTTCGGTGATATGGCGGTGGTTTATGGCAATGCAGGCGCGGAGCAGTTCGAACAGATGTTGCAGGCCGCCATGGCAGAAAATCCGACGTCTGAGATTTGGGTAAAGATCCACCCGGATGTTTTGCTGGGCAAAAAAGCCGGCTATTTCACGCAGATTACCCAACTGGCGCAGCAGGATCCACGCATCAAACTGCTGGCTGAAAACGTCAGCCCGCAATCGCTGTTGCGCGTTGTCAGCCGGGTTTACGTGGTGACGTCTAACTACGGATTTGAAGCGCTGATCGCCGGAAAACCGGTCAGCGTGTTTGGTCAGCCGTGGTACGCAGGCTGGGGACTGACGGATGACCGTCATCCTCAGTCCGCATCGCTCCGGGCACGCCGGGGTACGGCCAGCCTGGAAGAGTTGTTCAGCGCGGCCTGTTTGCGTTACAGCCGGTACATCAATCCGGCTAATGGCAAAAGCGGCACATTGTTTGATGTGCTCAGCTGGCTGCTGATGCAGCGAAAGCATCAGCAACAGCGGGCGGGGCGCCTCTGGTCGCCGGGGCTGACCCTCTGGAAGCGCAGCATTCTCGGGCCTTTCCTGCGAACTAAAAGCAACAAAGTGAATTTCAGTAAACGCTATGCCGGTGAAGTGGCCTGTGTCGTGTGGGGTATCAAAGGCGAGGCCCGCTGGGGTGCTCAGGCGCAGCAGCGTCAGATCCCGCAATGGCGAATGGAAGATGGTTTCCTGCGTTCTGCCGGGCTGGGGTCTGATCTGCATCCGCCGCTGTCGCTGGTGCTGGATAAAACCGGTATCTATTACGATGCGACGCGCCCGAGCGACCTGGAACTGTTGCTGAGTCACAGCAATCTGGCGCCATGCCAGCAGCAGCGGGCCGCCACGTTACGCCAGAGACTGGTTGCCAGCAAAGTCAGTAAATACAACCTGGGTGCGGCGTTTACCTTGCCCGCTGAAGCGACGAATAAAACGGTGATTCTGGTGCCGGGGCAGGTTGAGGACGATGCCTCTATCCTGACCGGCACGATATCCCTGCGTACCAACAGCGCGCTTTTACGCACTGTCCGGGAACGTAACCCCGGCGCTTACATTATTTATAAGCCTCATCCGGATGTTCTGGTGGGGAACCGGCAGGGACACATTCCCGCCGAAGATGTCAGCCGCTGGGCGGACAGTCAGGCGCTGGATGCAGACATTATTCAATGTATTCAGGCTGCCGACGAACTGCACACGCTGACGTCGCTGTCAGGTTTTGAAGCGTTGTTACACGGTAAAAAAGTGGTGTGTTACGGCATGCCATTTTATGCCGGATGGGGACTGACGCAGGATGAGCATGCCTGTTCACGCCGGCTGCGCAGCCTCACCTTAGACGATGTGGTTTACCAGGCGCTGATTGCCTACCCGTCGTATATCGACCCGCAAAGTCGGGAGCCCATTTTGGCAGAGCAGGCGGTTGAACTTCTTGCTGCGACGCCCCGGGCACAAATGCAATTCACCAGAGTTAAAGCGGGCAGGATAGTCCGGTATTACAGAAAACTGCTCATGCTGGTCCGGGTGACGTTGACGACCTGA
- a CDS encoding capsule biosynthesis protein produces MDSKALTTLLSGKKYLLLQGPMGPFFSDLAQWLESLGREAVNVVFNGGDRVYSRKREYRLYQQTPKEFPTWLKATWQDYDFDTIVCFGDCRPLHQAAKRWAQAKGIRFLAFEEGYLRPHYITLEQNGVNAYSSLPRDAEFYRSLPEMTMPEVEQLKPSGWQRVRHAAVYYLAGWRYRHDFPKYRHHKSFSPWYEARCWTRAAWRKKLYAFRQRNILQQLQTDLDQRYYLAILQVYNDSQIRNHSPYNDVRDYINEVMHSFAKKGPSTEFLVIKHHPMDRGHRLYGPLIRQLGKKYGIADRVIYVHDLPMPELLTHSKAVVTINSTAGISALIHNKPLKVMGNALYDIKGITYQGHLNQFWQSGFKPDAKLFKQFRLYLLKNTQINAVFYGGNKVDIATATDNPYHPVFISQKLIMNYTKHQPS; encoded by the coding sequence ATGGACAGTAAGGCGCTTACGACATTACTTTCTGGGAAAAAATATTTGCTGTTGCAGGGGCCGATGGGGCCTTTCTTCAGCGATTTAGCTCAGTGGCTGGAGTCTCTGGGGCGTGAGGCGGTGAATGTCGTCTTTAACGGCGGTGACAGGGTGTATTCGCGAAAGCGTGAATACCGCTTGTACCAGCAAACGCCAAAAGAGTTTCCGACCTGGCTGAAAGCCACCTGGCAGGATTACGACTTCGATACCATCGTGTGTTTCGGGGATTGTCGTCCGTTGCATCAGGCAGCAAAACGCTGGGCACAGGCTAAAGGCATACGCTTCCTCGCGTTTGAGGAGGGATATCTGCGCCCGCATTACATCACGCTGGAGCAGAATGGCGTGAATGCCTATTCCAGCCTGCCACGCGATGCGGAGTTCTACCGCAGCCTGCCAGAAATGACCATGCCGGAAGTTGAACAGCTGAAACCTTCAGGCTGGCAGCGCGTGCGTCATGCGGCCGTGTATTACCTGGCGGGCTGGCGCTACCGGCACGACTTCCCAAAATATCGCCATCACAAATCCTTCTCGCCGTGGTATGAGGCGCGCTGCTGGACCCGTGCTGCCTGGCGTAAAAAGCTGTACGCCTTCCGCCAGCGCAACATTTTGCAGCAACTGCAGACGGATCTGGATCAGCGCTATTATCTGGCGATTTTGCAGGTATATAACGACAGCCAGATCCGTAATCACAGCCCGTATAACGACGTGCGTGATTACATTAATGAAGTGATGCATTCTTTCGCCAAAAAAGGGCCATCAACGGAGTTTCTGGTGATCAAGCATCACCCGATGGACAGAGGGCACCGCCTTTACGGACCGCTGATCCGCCAGCTTGGCAAAAAATACGGCATCGCTGACCGCGTAATCTACGTGCATGACCTGCCGATGCCTGAGTTGCTGACGCATTCCAAAGCGGTTGTTACCATTAACAGCACCGCCGGGATATCAGCGCTTATTCATAACAAGCCGCTGAAAGTGATGGGCAACGCGCTGTATGACATTAAAGGCATTACGTATCAGGGACACCTGAACCAGTTCTGGCAGTCAGGGTTTAAACCCGATGCGAAGCTGTTTAAGCAGTTCCGGCTATACTTGCTGAAGAATACGCAGATTAATGCGGTATTTTATGGTGGCAATAAAGTGGATATCGCCACAGCGACTGATAACCCATATCACCCGGTATTTATCAGTCAGAAACTGATTATGAATTACACCAAACATCAGCCTTCATAA
- a CDS encoding right-handed parallel beta-helix repeat-containing protein translates to MHRCKKRLSVPPCAYFSLAVLLPLFLSACAGAVPSMHSHECELPEVRGNTTLSPHCVYKEAVIITSSNTTLDCRGAVLEGDNERPFGILINSKGKPLSDVTVRNCKVRHFTRSGIRITSDIAANKLSPNHEENYRRTPTRITLENVEVSGSGRVGIYFDDYVTHSTLSHSIVRDSYMSGIYLEHSSRNNKIVGNQIINNGHERFGKGKREGLAVDSSAYNLIEGNRFESNGAGGVFLYKNCGEHFSTGKSVIRWQHSDYNVIRNNTFVNEPVGIWLASRQNRDLSGFDCGDKPREGSLKFYPDYADNNVVGQNQFLKVKNLVINDGKHNSLMK, encoded by the coding sequence ATGCACAGATGCAAAAAACGTTTATCAGTTCCACCCTGTGCATATTTCTCATTAGCTGTTCTTCTGCCTTTATTTCTTTCTGCCTGTGCCGGTGCAGTTCCCTCGATGCACTCTCATGAGTGCGAATTGCCTGAGGTGCGTGGCAACACCACGCTGTCCCCTCACTGCGTTTATAAAGAAGCGGTCATCATCACCAGCAGCAACACCACGTTAGATTGCCGGGGAGCGGTGCTGGAGGGGGACAATGAACGCCCTTTTGGCATACTGATCAACAGCAAGGGTAAGCCATTATCCGATGTCACCGTCCGTAACTGCAAAGTGCGACACTTCACCCGCAGCGGCATCCGTATCACTTCAGACATCGCAGCCAATAAACTCAGCCCGAACCACGAAGAGAACTACCGCCGGACACCCACACGGATCACCCTTGAGAATGTTGAAGTGAGCGGCAGCGGACGCGTAGGAATTTACTTTGACGATTACGTCACCCACTCAACGCTAAGCCACTCGATTGTCCGTGATTCGTATATGTCCGGTATCTACCTGGAACATTCCTCACGTAATAACAAAATTGTGGGTAATCAGATTATCAACAACGGCCATGAGCGTTTCGGCAAGGGGAAGCGTGAAGGATTAGCCGTCGATTCGTCAGCTTACAACCTGATTGAAGGCAACCGTTTTGAATCCAACGGGGCAGGGGGTGTGTTTCTGTATAAGAACTGCGGCGAGCATTTCAGCACTGGCAAATCCGTGATCCGCTGGCAGCACAGCGACTACAACGTTATTCGCAACAATACCTTTGTGAATGAACCCGTAGGCATCTGGCTGGCATCCCGGCAGAACCGGGACTTATCAGGATTTGATTGCGGGGATAAACCGAGGGAAGGAAGCCTTAAGTTTTATCCTGATTATGCCGATAATAATGTTGTAGGCCAAAATCAGTTTTTAAAAGTAAAAAATTTAGTTATTAATGATGGTAAGCATAATAGTTTAATGAAGTAA
- a CDS encoding accessory Sec system protein Asp2, which produces MIELKKIVNGVEIKYKKKPRKYDTQHLVVIFSGFGGSGEFTYDFENALQDCPATVLWIKDDFMEHCTYYICQNMDYAIENAVHGFILDNLKELNITKEQCTVAGFSKGGSAALYFGAKFNIKNIVSTVPQFYIGSYVKNNWPVVAKNMMGELSDSHVNELDTVLPKSINEDAYPDKNIYLLTSRADVQYKSEIEPNISLFVKYKNFNLLVSTSILVREHNQVTVHHLPLILGIIYSLSQGAVPHYGYTELGGDKYSEPVKPSAIPLTVLKNIKIEKGRFFPEGVSILRGISCGENKDIVIKLCLKNTEREKEIHLAKAHKPYLTRFLYDGNFVNYDKGWFCTPSHAGLELADIEAGEYEMWINLTCRNITRKNHLTIDAYQNNKILAEGDGVKVFTKDNRVFLHKK; this is translated from the coding sequence GTGATTGAGCTGAAGAAGATAGTTAATGGCGTCGAGATAAAATATAAAAAGAAACCCAGAAAATACGACACGCAGCACCTAGTAGTAATTTTTTCGGGTTTTGGGGGGTCTGGAGAATTTACTTATGATTTTGAAAATGCCTTACAAGATTGTCCTGCAACTGTTTTATGGATTAAAGATGATTTCATGGAGCACTGCACTTATTATATATGTCAAAATATGGATTATGCAATTGAAAATGCGGTCCATGGTTTTATACTTGATAACCTTAAAGAGTTAAATATTACTAAGGAGCAATGTACAGTTGCTGGTTTTTCGAAAGGAGGTTCTGCTGCGCTTTATTTTGGGGCGAAATTCAATATTAAAAATATTGTTTCTACAGTTCCTCAGTTTTATATTGGGTCATATGTAAAAAACAATTGGCCAGTAGTTGCAAAAAACATGATGGGTGAACTTAGTGATTCTCATGTAAATGAATTGGATACGGTTTTGCCAAAATCAATTAATGAAGATGCCTACCCCGACAAAAATATATATCTTTTGACTTCTAGAGCAGATGTTCAATATAAGTCAGAAATAGAACCTAATATTTCATTATTTGTAAAATATAAAAATTTTAATTTATTAGTCTCAACTTCAATTTTGGTAAGAGAACATAACCAAGTTACTGTTCACCACTTGCCGCTTATATTAGGTATAATTTACTCCCTGTCACAGGGAGCTGTACCTCATTATGGATATACTGAGTTAGGGGGTGATAAGTATTCAGAGCCCGTCAAACCATCAGCTATACCGTTAACTGTGCTAAAAAATATAAAAATTGAAAAGGGTAGATTCTTTCCAGAAGGTGTCTCAATACTTAGGGGCATTTCATGTGGTGAAAATAAGGACATCGTGATAAAGCTATGTCTTAAAAATACAGAAAGGGAGAAAGAGATTCATTTGGCAAAAGCACATAAGCCATATCTAACAAGATTTCTTTACGATGGTAATTTTGTAAATTATGATAAAGGTTGGTTTTGCACACCTTCGCATGCTGGATTAGAGTTGGCAGATATTGAGGCTGGCGAATATGAGATGTGGATAAATCTAACATGTAGAAATATCACTAGGAAAAATCACCTTACTATTGATGCATATCAAAATAATAAGATTTTGGCTGAGGGTGATGGTGTAAAGGTCTTTACAAAAGATAATCGTGTTTTCTTACACAAGAAATAA
- a CDS encoding Stealth CR1 domain-containing protein, protein MSKLVRKTKKLFKSPRLFFKDAAIFKDKKTGAISLVNPEIRENQELVLPSEILKTNTKKKSHDKAEILAKDPSVRISSLIEDFLTPHDQEKVLFKLLDKAGINYHLVNVPWQHIIRIAIQDSFVNNVLDLIKEHEEFTKKVFISKGSNRYDLVKLYFHDDTYIYKSILIQFDPWYLTPTGVMTRNKNSLIQFIPKAHINKTVHSFAPIRLGRSNEDIDNINSMLDTNSFMFDEYNGPIDIVFTWVSDSDPRWLASKNLYSGNNQGKSDTRFVDYEQLRYSLRSVAYYAKFVRNIFIVTDNQIPYWLDIDHEKIKIIDHKDIFDDSSVLPVFNSVAIESWIHKIKGLSENFIYANDDYFFGSPVTKSHFIHSNSVAKLFLEPIPNVFGEVFDDSEPTNQLSLFTAECFYKKFKNWPSYWPLHAPMIKNINVIEEMISEFKDLTDKTSRSRFRETGTISPLYLMSSYYSYHKGYSVSSPIRYEYVSSDDPALESKLATLLSKVKANQCDVFCLNDHRSVTEIQVNQVVTFMKEAFPIAADWELDKEHTL, encoded by the coding sequence ATGTCTAAATTGGTAAGAAAAACAAAAAAGCTCTTTAAATCTCCGCGTTTATTTTTCAAAGATGCTGCAATCTTTAAAGACAAAAAAACTGGAGCAATTTCTTTAGTTAATCCGGAGATTAGGGAAAACCAAGAATTAGTATTACCATCAGAAATATTAAAAACAAACACCAAAAAAAAATCACATGATAAAGCAGAGATTCTTGCAAAAGACCCCTCAGTTAGAATATCAAGTTTAATTGAGGACTTCCTCACTCCTCACGATCAAGAGAAGGTCCTCTTTAAGCTGTTGGATAAAGCTGGAATAAACTATCACTTAGTGAATGTTCCTTGGCAACACATAATTCGTATCGCAATCCAAGACTCTTTTGTAAACAATGTACTAGATTTAATAAAAGAACATGAAGAGTTCACAAAAAAAGTTTTTATCTCAAAGGGCTCTAATCGTTATGATCTCGTTAAATTGTATTTTCATGATGATACATATATATATAAAAGCATTCTGATTCAATTTGACCCATGGTACTTAACACCTACTGGTGTTATGACTAGGAACAAAAACAGCCTTATACAATTTATTCCCAAGGCCCATATCAACAAAACCGTACATTCATTCGCACCAATACGACTTGGTCGTAGTAATGAAGATATCGATAATATCAATTCGATGTTAGATACGAATTCATTCATGTTTGATGAATACAATGGTCCAATTGATATTGTTTTCACATGGGTTAGTGATAGCGATCCTCGCTGGCTGGCAAGTAAAAATTTATACTCAGGAAATAACCAAGGAAAAAGTGATACTCGTTTTGTCGACTATGAGCAACTACGATATTCCTTACGGAGTGTTGCATATTACGCAAAATTCGTTAGAAATATCTTCATAGTAACTGATAATCAGATACCATATTGGTTAGATATCGATCATGAAAAGATTAAAATCATTGATCATAAAGATATTTTTGATGATTCCTCTGTACTTCCTGTATTTAACTCTGTAGCAATAGAATCTTGGATACATAAAATAAAAGGACTTTCTGAGAATTTTATTTATGCTAATGATGATTATTTTTTTGGTTCTCCGGTAACAAAAAGCCATTTTATACATTCCAATAGCGTTGCAAAACTATTCTTAGAACCAATTCCAAATGTATTTGGAGAGGTATTTGATGATAGCGAACCAACCAATCAACTATCATTATTCACAGCAGAATGCTTCTATAAAAAATTCAAGAACTGGCCTTCATATTGGCCTTTACATGCTCCTATGATAAAAAACATAAATGTAATTGAGGAAATGATATCCGAGTTTAAGGACTTGACGGACAAGACAAGTCGTTCGCGTTTTAGAGAAACTGGCACTATTTCCCCATTATATTTGATGTCCTCTTATTATTCATATCATAAAGGCTACAGTGTCTCATCTCCTATCAGATATGAGTATGTAAGTAGCGATGATCCTGCTTTGGAATCTAAACTAGCGACTCTCCTTAGCAAGGTTAAAGCTAATCAATGTGACGTCTTCTGTCTAAATGACCACCGCTCGGTTACTGAAATACAAGTGAATCAAGTTGTAACCTTTATGAAAGAAGCATTCCCTATAGCTGCCGATTGGGAACTTGATAAAGAGCACACCTTATAA
- a CDS encoding glycosyltransferase family 4 protein — MNILHVITHGGWAGSESIAAGIANEQAIRGHEVSVILRRHEAFKTKDILKKFHTSINVFWVEQKETHPNNQINTLLKNDFFVKKLSEVDIFHAHLPYGCLLGKLLRERFTTKYKICVSMHVRYHPLYYFADKLFTVAKWQIQEVPKDFTGEVFVIENFLCNKENNNDKKLKLFKRKFHITDDYKYIIYIGRLDLVKGADVLIRAFNKAKLENYKLIVIGDGSEARSLHTMASENVVFTGKILDASFALEVADICIAPSRFESFGLVLLEAVNAGKRVIATDIPSFKEILGSDDYLFENENINSLSQKLISYANNPSIGYADSFINEKFSLTRSLDKLEIAYSTTTALDEDQSGIDDIEVSVDELEVAYNV; from the coding sequence ATGAATATATTGCATGTAATAACACATGGTGGATGGGCAGGTTCAGAATCCATTGCTGCAGGGATTGCTAACGAACAAGCGATTAGAGGTCACGAAGTCTCAGTGATACTTCGTCGCCACGAAGCGTTTAAAACTAAAGATATCCTAAAAAAATTTCATACCTCAATAAATGTCTTTTGGGTAGAGCAAAAAGAAACCCATCCAAACAACCAAATTAATACTTTATTGAAAAATGATTTCTTTGTAAAAAAACTATCAGAAGTTGATATTTTCCATGCTCATCTTCCATATGGTTGTTTGTTAGGTAAGTTACTTAGAGAAAGATTCACTACAAAATATAAAATCTGTGTGTCGATGCATGTTCGATATCATCCGCTATATTATTTTGCTGATAAATTATTTACTGTAGCGAAATGGCAAATACAAGAAGTACCCAAAGATTTCACAGGGGAAGTGTTTGTTATAGAAAATTTTCTTTGCAATAAAGAAAATAATAACGACAAAAAATTAAAGTTATTTAAAAGAAAGTTTCACATAACTGACGACTATAAATACATTATATATATAGGGAGGTTAGACTTAGTTAAAGGAGCAGATGTTCTAATCCGTGCTTTCAATAAAGCAAAATTGGAAAATTATAAATTAATAGTTATTGGCGACGGTAGTGAAGCAAGAAGCCTACATACTATGGCTTCTGAAAACGTTGTGTTTACTGGAAAAATTTTGGACGCCTCGTTTGCGCTTGAAGTTGCAGATATTTGTATTGCACCATCAAGGTTTGAGTCTTTTGGCCTGGTACTTCTTGAAGCCGTAAATGCAGGAAAAAGAGTTATCGCAACTGACATTCCATCTTTCAAGGAAATATTAGGAAGTGATGACTATCTATTTGAAAATGAAAATATAAATTCTCTTTCACAGAAATTGATTTCTTATGCTAATAATCCTTCAATCGGTTATGCTGACTCTTTCATAAATGAAAAATTCTCCCTTACCCGTTCACTAGATAAACTAGAAATTGCTTACTCTACAACAACCGCTTTAGATGAAGATCAGAGCGGCATTGACGATATTGAAGTATCTGTTGACGAATTGGAAGTTGCTTATAATGTCTAA